One genomic window of Thermococcus indicus includes the following:
- a CDS encoding MATE family efflux transporter, with translation MKGERIERMRDQIVSGPIVKTLILLAYPLIVNQLVQVLYNLTDTFWLGKLGREELAAPGTAWPLVWFFMALGMGFATAGFAFVSQYVGAKEYDKANRAAGALYSLMMLFAIGVGVFGVVSAPYLLGFMNVSDTVYPYALDYTRVIFAGIPFSFTLFAFNFLLRAIGDTKTPVKINIATVLLNLVLDPFFIFGWAGFPELGVVGAAVATMLSNSLGSLVGGYLLFTGRVGIHLTRESLKPDPEFYKRIFRVGIPSSIGSSTTALGFVILTRIIFTLGGQFGDADVAFATYSITNRLTNFMFAFSDGISMAMGTMVGQTVGAKLYDRAKTIAERTMAINFAILSVGTLLFALFRVEIFSFFINDPAIITESAKVVKYFSASLPFFGIFSAVNNVFQSSGHTKKSMVLSMLRLWGLRLPLSYGLGILMKDTAGMWLGMGLSNVLGAVVALAWFLTGSWMSRIIEDHSPGQ, from the coding sequence ATGAAGGGCGAAAGGATAGAGAGGATGCGGGACCAGATAGTTAGCGGACCGATAGTTAAAACGCTCATCCTGCTAGCCTATCCGCTAATCGTAAACCAGCTCGTTCAGGTACTGTACAATCTCACCGACACGTTCTGGCTGGGTAAGCTCGGAAGGGAGGAGCTTGCAGCACCTGGAACGGCGTGGCCTCTGGTGTGGTTTTTCATGGCACTGGGGATGGGCTTCGCAACGGCAGGCTTTGCCTTCGTCAGCCAGTACGTAGGGGCAAAGGAGTACGACAAGGCCAACCGTGCCGCTGGAGCGCTCTACTCCCTCATGATGCTCTTCGCGATTGGGGTTGGGGTATTCGGCGTGGTCTCCGCCCCGTACCTCCTCGGGTTTATGAACGTGAGCGATACAGTCTATCCCTACGCCCTCGACTACACCCGCGTCATATTCGCGGGAATACCTTTTTCCTTCACCCTCTTCGCCTTCAACTTCCTCCTAAGGGCTATAGGCGACACCAAAACGCCCGTCAAGATAAACATAGCCACCGTGCTTCTCAACCTGGTCCTGGATCCGTTCTTCATCTTCGGCTGGGCGGGCTTTCCGGAGCTGGGAGTCGTCGGTGCTGCCGTAGCCACGATGCTCTCCAACAGCCTTGGCTCCCTCGTTGGTGGATACCTCCTCTTCACGGGGAGGGTTGGCATACACCTCACCCGTGAGAGTCTCAAGCCGGACCCGGAGTTCTACAAGCGCATCTTCCGCGTGGGCATACCATCCAGTATAGGCTCCTCAACCACCGCCCTCGGCTTCGTCATACTCACCAGGATAATCTTCACCCTGGGCGGCCAGTTCGGAGACGCCGACGTGGCCTTTGCGACGTATTCGATAACCAACAGGCTCACCAACTTCATGTTCGCCTTCTCGGACGGAATAAGCATGGCCATGGGCACGATGGTCGGCCAGACTGTCGGTGCGAAGCTCTACGACAGGGCCAAAACCATAGCCGAGAGGACGATGGCGATAAACTTTGCCATCCTGAGCGTTGGGACGCTCCTCTTCGCCCTCTTCCGCGTCGAGATATTCAGCTTCTTCATCAACGACCCCGCGATAATAACGGAGAGTGCGAAGGTCGTCAAGTACTTCTCCGCATCGCTGCCCTTCTTCGGCATATTCTCGGCGGTAAACAACGTCTTCCAGAGTTCAGGACACACCAAGAAGAGCATGGTGCTGAGCATGCTCCGCCTCTGGGGGCTGAGGCTTCCCCTCAGCTACGGCCTTGGAATCCTCATGAAGGACACCGCCGGAATGTGGCTGGGGATGGGTCTGAGCAACGTTCTCGGCGCGGTTGTTGCGCTCGCCTGGTTCCTGACCGGGAGCTGGATGAGCCGCATCATCGAGGACCACTCCCCCGGACAGTAA
- the ppsA gene encoding phosphoenolpyruvate synthase: protein MSEYKFIRWFEDLRKTDVPLVGGKGANLGEMTNAGIPVPPGFCVTAEAYKYFVENVKLEDGTVLQDWIMGVIAETNVDDSKQLQENTAKIRQKIIELPMLPEIAQEIEDAYKKLSARYNKDAVYVAVRSSATAEDLPEASFAGQQETYLDVYGVDDVIDKVKKCWASLWTARATFYRAKQGFDHSKVYLSAVVQKMVNSETSGVMFTANPVTNDRSEIMINAAWGLGEAVVSGSVSPDEYIVEKGTWKIKEKYIAKKEVMVVRNPETGKGTVYVKVADHLGPEWVEKQVLTEEQIIEVAKIGAKIEEHYGWPQDIEWAYDKDDGKLYIVQSRPITTLKDEVKTEEAEMTEEMNVLLKGLGASPGVGAGKVVVIFEASEIDKVKEGDVLVTTMTNPDMVPAMKRASAIVTDEGGRTCHAAIVSRELGIPAVVGTKEATKLLKDGMLVTVDGTRGVVYEGIVKSLVKKEEEEKAGGQVVVAGAPLVTATEVKVNVSMPEVAERAAATGADGVGLLRAEHMILGIGAHPIKFIREGKEEELVEKLVEGIRTVVEAFYPRRVWYRTLDAPTNEFRELPGGEEEPDERNPMLGWRGIRRGLDQPELLRAEFKAIKRLVDEGYDNIGVMLPLVSHPEQVRKAKEIALEVGLVPHKDVEWGVMIETPASALIIEDLIKEGLDFVSFGTNDLTQYTLAIDRDNERVFKLYDEKHPAVLKLIENVIKVCKKHGVETSICGQAGSDPRMVKLLVRLGIDSVSANPDAVELVRKTVAREEARLRLEAARKALRE from the coding sequence ATGAGCGAATACAAGTTTATAAGATGGTTTGAGGACCTCAGGAAGACCGACGTTCCCCTCGTCGGTGGAAAGGGTGCCAACCTCGGAGAAATGACCAACGCGGGAATACCCGTCCCGCCCGGATTCTGTGTTACCGCCGAGGCCTACAAGTACTTCGTCGAGAACGTTAAGCTTGAGGACGGTACCGTTCTCCAGGACTGGATTATGGGCGTCATCGCCGAGACCAACGTCGATGACAGCAAACAGCTCCAGGAGAACACCGCCAAGATCAGGCAGAAGATAATCGAGCTCCCGATGCTCCCCGAGATCGCCCAGGAGATTGAGGACGCCTACAAGAAGCTCAGCGCCAGGTACAACAAGGACGCCGTTTACGTCGCCGTTAGGAGCTCCGCTACCGCCGAGGACCTCCCGGAGGCTTCCTTCGCCGGCCAGCAGGAGACCTACCTCGACGTCTACGGCGTTGATGACGTTATAGACAAGGTCAAGAAGTGCTGGGCCAGCCTCTGGACCGCCAGGGCCACCTTCTACAGGGCCAAGCAGGGCTTCGACCACAGCAAGGTTTACCTCAGCGCCGTCGTCCAGAAGATGGTCAACAGCGAGACCAGCGGTGTTATGTTCACCGCCAACCCGGTCACCAACGACAGGAGCGAGATAATGATAAACGCCGCCTGGGGCCTCGGTGAGGCCGTCGTCAGCGGCAGCGTTTCCCCGGACGAGTACATCGTCGAGAAGGGCACCTGGAAGATAAAGGAGAAGTACATCGCCAAGAAGGAAGTCATGGTCGTCCGCAACCCGGAGACCGGCAAGGGCACCGTTTACGTCAAGGTCGCCGACCACCTCGGCCCCGAGTGGGTTGAGAAGCAGGTTCTCACCGAGGAGCAGATCATCGAGGTCGCCAAGATCGGTGCCAAGATCGAGGAGCACTACGGCTGGCCGCAGGACATCGAGTGGGCCTACGACAAGGACGACGGCAAGCTCTACATCGTCCAGTCCAGGCCGATCACCACCCTTAAGGATGAGGTTAAAACGGAGGAGGCTGAGATGACCGAGGAGATGAACGTCCTTCTCAAGGGTCTTGGAGCTTCACCCGGCGTTGGTGCCGGTAAGGTTGTCGTCATATTCGAGGCGAGCGAGATCGACAAGGTCAAGGAGGGCGACGTCCTCGTCACCACCATGACCAACCCGGACATGGTCCCGGCCATGAAGAGGGCCTCCGCTATAGTCACCGATGAGGGCGGAAGAACCTGCCACGCCGCCATCGTCAGCCGTGAGCTCGGCATCCCGGCCGTCGTCGGTACCAAGGAGGCCACCAAGCTCCTCAAGGACGGCATGCTCGTCACCGTCGACGGTACCAGGGGTGTCGTCTACGAGGGCATAGTCAAGAGCCTCGTCAAGAAGGAGGAGGAAGAGAAGGCTGGAGGCCAGGTCGTCGTTGCTGGTGCCCCGCTCGTCACCGCCACCGAGGTCAAGGTCAACGTCTCCATGCCGGAGGTCGCTGAGCGCGCCGCCGCCACCGGCGCCGACGGTGTCGGTCTCCTCAGGGCCGAGCACATGATCCTCGGCATCGGTGCCCACCCGATCAAGTTCATCAGGGAGGGCAAGGAGGAGGAGCTCGTCGAGAAGCTCGTCGAGGGCATCAGGACCGTCGTCGAGGCCTTCTACCCGAGGCGCGTCTGGTACAGGACCCTCGACGCTCCGACCAACGAGTTCCGCGAGCTTCCGGGCGGAGAGGAGGAGCCGGACGAGAGGAACCCGATGCTCGGCTGGAGAGGAATCAGGCGCGGTCTCGACCAGCCGGAGCTCCTCAGGGCCGAGTTCAAGGCCATCAAGAGGCTCGTCGACGAGGGCTACGACAACATCGGCGTCATGCTCCCGCTCGTCAGCCACCCGGAGCAGGTCAGGAAGGCCAAGGAGATCGCCCTTGAGGTCGGCCTCGTTCCGCACAAGGACGTCGAGTGGGGCGTCATGATCGAGACCCCGGCCAGCGCCCTCATCATCGAAGACCTCATCAAGGAGGGCCTTGACTTCGTCAGCTTCGGTACCAACGACCTCACCCAGTACACCCTCGCCATCGACAGGGACAACGAGCGCGTCTTCAAGCTCTACGACGAGAAGCACCCGGCCGTTCTCAAGCTCATCGAGAACGTCATCAAGGTCTGCAAGAAGCACGGCGTCGAGACCAGCATCTGCGGCCAGGCCGGCAGCGACCCGAGGATGGTCAAGCTCCTCGTCAGGCTCGGCATCGACAGCGTCAGCGCCAACCCGGACGCCGTCGAGCTCGTCAGGAAGACCGTCGCCAGGGAAGAGGCCAGGCTCAGGCTTGAGGCCGCCAGGAAGGCCCTCCGCGAGTGA
- a CDS encoding ArnT family glycosyltransferase: protein MEKKSLIFLVPFLLALCVSLLTMPPSNTVTYDGALYIDIARNLAEDITDFTYQGVYMMYRPPLYPYTLSIPYRSIHEPYSQLTAARTVSMLFFALTAALTYLLAVEMFGNPFKGIAASLFYIFNPLAFTMATRELVHSEFTFFYTLAVYLLYTGRKRGAPHRIYMSFVSAGLAILTRYTGLSILGVFIAYLWLTDHWGWVKKREYWVGFTLLGLTLAPWLYMGHLHYGGPFRPFSVASRVVTLDRPVSVSDYLHLLREDVGLLLPALAVLGFIRLKKDDEGWLLISWLLVGLMGILTVTHKETRFITFLSPAIGILAAEGVWLAADHITAISERTGRRIGAGHTALVVLILALILTVPVAVRAAGLKETWNEFGRYKSEVMGYAVTNYDGERILVSPDMYTVAGFYYPHAAVDMLLDRKSVRDKIFRGYYDIIILKEPTDHLNIEESGNYDLAMEFYNGKFKIYARKEN, encoded by the coding sequence ATGGAAAAGAAGTCACTGATATTCCTGGTTCCATTCCTCCTGGCCCTGTGCGTCAGCCTGCTGACGATGCCCCCGTCAAACACCGTAACATACGACGGCGCGCTTTACATAGACATCGCAAGGAACCTCGCGGAGGACATCACGGACTTCACCTACCAGGGGGTCTACATGATGTACCGGCCGCCGCTCTACCCGTACACCCTCTCTATCCCATACCGCTCCATCCATGAGCCGTACTCACAGCTCACCGCTGCCCGGACGGTCTCGATGCTGTTCTTCGCATTAACCGCCGCTCTAACCTATCTGCTCGCGGTGGAGATGTTCGGGAACCCCTTCAAAGGCATCGCCGCGAGTCTGTTCTACATCTTCAACCCCCTGGCGTTCACCATGGCAACCAGGGAGCTCGTGCACAGCGAATTTACATTCTTCTACACCCTGGCGGTCTATCTGCTCTACACGGGCAGAAAGCGGGGCGCTCCCCACAGGATATACATGTCCTTCGTATCCGCGGGCCTCGCCATCCTGACCCGCTACACCGGGCTTTCCATACTCGGAGTATTCATAGCGTATCTGTGGCTCACGGACCACTGGGGATGGGTCAAGAAGAGGGAGTACTGGGTCGGCTTCACCCTCCTCGGCCTCACCCTCGCCCCATGGCTTTACATGGGGCACCTGCACTACGGCGGTCCCTTCAGACCGTTCAGCGTGGCATCGAGGGTGGTGACGCTCGACAGGCCCGTTTCGGTTTCGGACTACCTGCACCTGCTCCGTGAGGACGTTGGCCTTCTGCTCCCTGCACTCGCAGTCCTGGGCTTCATCAGGCTCAAAAAGGATGACGAAGGCTGGCTGCTCATAAGCTGGCTTCTCGTGGGGCTCATGGGAATACTTACCGTCACCCACAAGGAGACGCGCTTCATAACGTTCCTCTCGCCTGCGATTGGGATACTGGCGGCGGAGGGAGTGTGGCTGGCCGCTGACCACATTACTGCAATCTCTGAGAGAACAGGAAGGAGAATCGGGGCAGGCCACACGGCCCTTGTCGTCCTCATCCTTGCGCTGATACTAACGGTGCCCGTAGCTGTCCGGGCGGCGGGGCTGAAGGAGACGTGGAACGAGTTCGGGAGATACAAGTCTGAGGTCATGGGCTACGCAGTGACAAACTACGATGGGGAAAGAATCCTCGTCTCACCGGACATGTACACGGTGGCGGGCTTTTACTATCCCCACGCCGCCGTGGATATGCTGCTCGACAGGAAGAGCGTCCGGGACAAAATCTTCAGGGGGTACTACGACATCATTATACTGAAGGAGCCGACTGACCATCTAAACATCGAGGAGAGCGGAAACTATGACCTCGCCATGGAGTTCTACAACGGAAAGTTCAAGATATACGCCAGAAAGGAGAATTAG
- a CDS encoding S8 family serine peptidase → MNRKALSLLIVVVMVLAVVPAALPVASAGTTLSATNQSALTGSSDSQPTYPVVSKEVSTAALNAIMAGQPNMVLIVRVKDGKLEEAKSELEALGAKVLDENKILNMLLIKIKPEKVKELNYVSVLERAWLNKERKLVPPDTREVLSTKTNALPGKAEPKMYNSTWVINALQFIQDIGYDGNGTVVAVLDTGVDPNHPFLNITPEGKKKIIDWRDFTDEGYVDTQYQFDDVTNGVLIVNKTFVVFAGLKVNSSTGYMEYVTETLHIDNVTIGGITSANGVYHFGLLPERYFDLNFDGDTDDFYPVLLVNSSGNGYDVAYVDTDLDFDFTDEVPLGQYNETYDVAVFSYSNYGPLNYVLAEIDPSGSYAIFGWDGGEHGTHVAGTIAGYDSNNDAWDWLSQYSGTYLEWWTEAKIQDFNLDTTQGVAPGAQIMAVRVLTSAGRGTLWDILDGMTYAATHGADVISMSLGGNDPLLDGTDLESLAVDELTEKYGVVFVIAAGNEGPGINIVGRPGVASKAITVAAAVVPIEYETYITFYYGGYYYGEPDIFFQNSYYARDTGYDNIRIAYFSSRGPRVDGGFKPDIAAPGYWIYSSIPMWSKGKYAPAPAAYFMPGTSMATPHVSGVVALLISGAKAEGVDYCPEKIKKALESGATWLEGDPYLGQEYTELDQGHGLVNVTKSWDILKAMAGMKLPMVDHWANKSYSDFAEYLGVDVIKGLYARNSVPKTVDWHIKYVGDTKYRTFNVYATEPWIEVPVSSITLVNNTDFVLTVDYDTTGLAPGLYVGRIIIDDPTTPVIDDEILNTIVIPENFTEENNYTLKWEDSNGAHMQTHHFVRIPKNVNGLWTEVEYSNYLAYGIYAPYGMYVFPYQVSTEPYVVTNPVPGVWELVTSGFNWEYPTGYVGNLTASIYGVNVTPDVWQVSRVYGDNNTNFTVKFSIKNIYALINASIVAIGLGTYSASIESVADGEYFIKGIEVPEGVRQLKIKIGNPSVKNADLDLYLYNSKGKEVVDPDTYVGPTANEEIVVDYPASGNYSIVVEGFDVKDENGNPTTTTFDLVVQMVVDNGNIKLDKSSVILGIGESANVTANITIPKDMSAGVYSGLIEVLDLNIYRDVYDYWFSTSIDSGYSESEADEIASEIAHQEAVLTTVPITLIVDKATMAVGIDSTTAVLSEPKEFKLTVKNAVNGEPVPNATVEIEGVKYTTNENGTVKFNYTATSFEDTIDVTVTADNFVTYEGSFKLTVSEPETKPVTKPSAAVASEEPGANVQFDPEEDMTVKGNEVTLTVNGSTGKTATIMVKLPKGAQIREVSAEPEGHLVDWWTEDGEKATYLFVKVRFASPVTVSVKYSVPTRSSIPTLNFIGYRYYNMYLEQFNELYQKALELGVDNETLQQALSHNETAAEYYRTAEEIAGGNMLLNLGDIKLLLPLRQAYLHEMKAVKILQKAIEELEGSEG, encoded by the coding sequence ATGAATCGGAAGGCCTTGAGTCTTTTGATTGTTGTAGTGATGGTGCTGGCGGTGGTTCCGGCAGCGTTGCCAGTAGCGTCTGCTGGGACAACATTGTCTGCCACTAACCAATCTGCACTCACGGGTAGCAGTGATTCTCAGCCCACTTATCCGGTGGTTTCCAAAGAAGTCTCAACAGCTGCTCTGAATGCAATCATGGCAGGTCAGCCAAACATGGTTCTTATAGTCAGGGTGAAGGACGGAAAACTTGAAGAGGCCAAAAGTGAGCTTGAGGCACTTGGTGCGAAGGTTCTCGATGAGAACAAGATTCTCAACATGCTTCTCATAAAGATCAAGCCCGAGAAGGTCAAGGAGCTGAACTATGTTTCAGTGCTTGAGAGGGCGTGGCTGAACAAAGAGCGGAAGCTCGTACCCCCCGACACTAGGGAGGTTCTCTCAACCAAAACCAATGCCCTCCCAGGAAAAGCTGAGCCCAAGATGTACAACAGCACCTGGGTAATAAACGCGCTTCAGTTCATACAGGACATCGGCTATGACGGAAATGGAACCGTTGTTGCTGTTCTCGACACTGGAGTTGACCCGAATCACCCTTTCCTGAACATAACTCCAGAGGGGAAGAAAAAGATAATAGACTGGCGGGACTTTACGGACGAGGGATACGTGGATACCCAGTACCAGTTTGACGATGTTACCAATGGTGTCCTTATAGTAAACAAGACGTTTGTCGTCTTCGCTGGCCTTAAAGTAAACAGCTCAACCGGCTACATGGAGTACGTTACCGAGACTCTGCACATAGACAACGTCACAATCGGCGGCATAACCTCCGCCAACGGAGTTTATCACTTCGGTCTCCTCCCGGAGAGGTACTTCGACCTGAACTTTGACGGCGACACCGACGACTTTTACCCGGTGCTTCTCGTTAACTCAAGCGGGAATGGCTATGATGTGGCATACGTTGATACTGACCTTGACTTCGACTTCACAGATGAGGTGCCACTTGGGCAGTACAATGAGACTTATGACGTTGCTGTTTTCAGCTACTCTAACTATGGGCCCCTTAACTATGTTCTTGCGGAGATAGACCCCAGTGGAAGCTATGCCATCTTTGGATGGGACGGTGGGGAGCACGGAACCCACGTTGCTGGAACCATAGCCGGCTACGACAGCAACAACGATGCATGGGACTGGTTGAGCCAGTACAGTGGTACCTATCTGGAGTGGTGGACTGAAGCTAAGATTCAGGACTTCAACCTAGACACCACCCAGGGTGTTGCTCCAGGAGCGCAGATAATGGCTGTTAGAGTCCTTACGAGTGCGGGAAGAGGTACGCTTTGGGATATCCTTGATGGAATGACATATGCTGCAACACACGGTGCCGATGTCATAAGCATGAGTCTGGGTGGCAATGATCCGTTGCTTGATGGCACCGACCTAGAGAGCCTCGCGGTGGACGAGCTAACCGAGAAATATGGCGTTGTGTTCGTTATAGCTGCGGGTAACGAGGGACCTGGTATAAACATAGTGGGCAGACCCGGAGTTGCCTCAAAAGCGATAACCGTTGCGGCTGCAGTTGTTCCAATAGAGTATGAGACGTACATAACGTTCTACTATGGAGGATACTACTACGGTGAACCAGATATCTTCTTCCAAAATAGTTATTATGCAAGAGACACCGGCTATGATAACATAAGAATCGCATACTTCTCCAGCAGGGGTCCAAGGGTAGATGGAGGTTTCAAGCCTGATATAGCAGCTCCTGGATACTGGATATACTCCTCAATTCCAATGTGGAGCAAAGGTAAGTATGCCCCAGCACCCGCGGCGTATTTCATGCCGGGAACCTCAATGGCAACTCCACACGTCAGCGGTGTCGTTGCACTCCTCATAAGCGGTGCAAAGGCCGAGGGGGTAGACTACTGTCCGGAAAAGATAAAGAAAGCCCTAGAAAGCGGCGCCACCTGGCTTGAGGGCGACCCGTACCTAGGACAGGAGTACACTGAGCTCGACCAGGGACACGGTCTCGTGAACGTTACCAAGTCATGGGATATTCTGAAGGCAATGGCCGGAATGAAGCTTCCGATGGTTGACCACTGGGCGAACAAGTCATACAGCGACTTCGCCGAATACCTCGGCGTTGACGTGATAAAGGGCCTCTACGCCAGGAACTCGGTGCCGAAGACAGTTGACTGGCACATCAAATACGTCGGGGACACCAAGTACAGAACGTTCAACGTCTATGCAACCGAGCCGTGGATAGAGGTTCCGGTAAGCAGCATTACCCTTGTGAACAACACGGACTTCGTCCTTACAGTTGACTACGACACTACCGGTTTAGCTCCGGGTCTTTACGTCGGCAGAATAATAATTGACGACCCAACCACCCCCGTCATCGACGACGAGATCTTGAATACCATTGTCATCCCGGAGAACTTCACCGAGGAGAACAACTACACGCTTAAGTGGGAGGATTCCAACGGGGCCCATATGCAGACTCACCACTTTGTTAGAATCCCGAAGAACGTTAATGGGCTTTGGACAGAGGTTGAATACAGTAATTACCTTGCGTACGGTATATATGCTCCCTACGGAATGTATGTGTTCCCGTACCAAGTCTCCACCGAGCCATATGTTGTTACAAACCCAGTACCTGGGGTATGGGAACTAGTGACTTCAGGATTCAACTGGGAGTACCCAACGGGATACGTTGGAAACCTCACTGCTTCCATCTACGGCGTCAACGTAACGCCCGACGTCTGGCAGGTCAGCAGGGTGTACGGAGACAACAACACCAACTTCACTGTTAAGTTCAGCATAAAGAACATTTACGCCCTAATTAACGCGAGCATCGTCGCTATCGGCCTTGGAACGTACAGCGCGAGCATTGAGAGCGTTGCTGACGGTGAGTACTTCATAAAGGGCATCGAGGTTCCGGAGGGAGTCAGGCAGCTTAAGATAAAGATAGGTAATCCAAGCGTAAAGAATGCAGACCTCGACCTGTACCTCTACAACAGCAAAGGTAAGGAAGTCGTTGATCCGGACACTTACGTAGGTCCAACTGCTAATGAAGAGATAGTCGTTGATTATCCGGCTTCAGGAAATTACTCAATTGTCGTTGAAGGCTTCGACGTTAAGGACGAGAACGGCAATCCAACGACGACGACCTTTGATCTAGTTGTCCAGATGGTTGTGGACAACGGCAACATTAAGCTCGATAAAAGCAGTGTTATTCTTGGAATTGGAGAGAGTGCCAATGTTACAGCCAATATAACAATTCCAAAGGACATGTCTGCGGGAGTTTACTCTGGGCTCATTGAAGTACTTGACCTCAACATCTATCGGGACGTCTATGATTACTGGTTTAGCACATCAATAGACTCAGGTTACTCTGAAAGCGAGGCAGATGAAATAGCAAGTGAAATAGCACACCAAGAAGCAGTACTTACAACGGTTCCAATAACCCTCATCGTTGACAAGGCGACCATGGCCGTTGGCATTGACTCCACAACTGCAGTTCTCAGTGAGCCTAAAGAGTTCAAGCTGACGGTGAAGAACGCCGTCAATGGAGAGCCCGTCCCCAATGCGACCGTTGAAATTGAGGGTGTTAAGTACACCACCAACGAAAACGGTACCGTCAAGTTCAACTATACTGCGACGAGCTTTGAGGACACTATTGACGTAACGGTAACCGCCGACAACTTTGTTACCTACGAGGGCTCCTTCAAGCTTACAGTTAGTGAACCCGAAACTAAACCTGTGACCAAGCCATCTGCGGCTGTTGCATCGGAAGAGCCAGGAGCCAATGTTCAGTTCGACCCAGAGGAGGACATGACGGTTAAGGGCAATGAGGTTACATTAACAGTCAATGGAAGCACTGGAAAAACGGCCACAATCATGGTCAAACTGCCAAAAGGTGCACAGATTAGGGAGGTATCTGCTGAACCAGAGGGGCACCTTGTCGACTGGTGGACTGAGGACGGCGAGAAGGCGACTTACCTCTTCGTGAAGGTTAGATTTGCATCCCCCGTCACTGTATCAGTAAAGTACAGTGTGCCGACTAGGTCATCCATCCCGACCCTCAACTTCATCGGCTACCGCTACTACAACATGTACCTCGAGCAGTTCAACGAGCTCTACCAGAAGGCCCTCGAGCTCGGCGTCGACAACGAGACCCTCCAGCAGGCCCTCAGCCACAATGAAACCGCCGCAGAGTACTACAGGACTGCGGAGGAAATCGCGGGCGGCAACATGCTGCTCAACCTCGGGGACATCAAGCTGCTCCTGCCGCTGAGGCAGGCATACCTCCACGAGATGAAGGCAGTGAAGATACTCCAGAAGGCCATTGAGGAACTCGAAGGCTCAGAGGGCTGA
- a CDS encoding DUF424 domain-containing protein yields the protein MIYVKIYRVQGEVLLAACDEELLGKTFREGDLKLEVKERFYRGELVEEDALGPLLREATIANLTGERCVSKAIELGYVDEDRVLRIQGVPHAQMARLFL from the coding sequence ATGATATACGTTAAGATATACCGGGTCCAGGGGGAGGTTCTCCTGGCGGCCTGCGACGAGGAGCTCCTTGGAAAGACCTTCAGGGAGGGCGACCTCAAGCTCGAGGTCAAGGAGCGGTTTTATAGGGGGGAGCTGGTCGAGGAAGACGCCTTGGGGCCCCTGCTGCGCGAAGCCACGATAGCCAACCTCACCGGCGAACGCTGTGTCTCCAAGGCAATAGAGCTCGGCTACGTTGATGAAGACAGGGTCCTCAGAATTCAGGGTGTTCCACACGCACAGATGGCCCGGCTCTTCCTCTGA
- a CDS encoding 60S ribosomal export protein NMD3: MSERFCYRCGISESEGGPLIDGLCQVCFRKENPVLLIESEINTELCQNCGSYRKRGVWVDPASYDLEELIFEVAENALLEALEDSFSEKTVEYEVVSPEELDEIDELPVGRAAVAFEPSDFHLEHFPAIVTYGVRVKARIHELQRELHDETRYVTVYVRQTVCPRCSKFLGGYFEAILQVRAEGRPLTEEERKAIGKLVEEKVDEIMRRDRMGFIQDTIEKEEGMDFYMGSTSSARKLAQAIKERFGGTISEAYELVGVDRQTSKEVHRASVSIRIPKFQRGDLVTDRRGNVYTVENVDGKGMTLTNLVTRETERRDWKTVKREGIDAVEGERKEAMVTSITPTEVQLMDMETYETYELEKPRMELREGEVYRMVEVKGRKYFLGRKE, encoded by the coding sequence ATGAGCGAGAGGTTCTGCTACAGGTGCGGGATAAGCGAGAGCGAAGGAGGGCCGCTGATAGATGGACTCTGCCAGGTCTGCTTCAGAAAGGAGAACCCGGTTTTGCTGATTGAGAGCGAGATCAACACGGAACTCTGCCAGAACTGCGGGAGCTACAGGAAGAGGGGCGTCTGGGTTGATCCAGCGAGCTATGACCTTGAGGAGCTTATATTCGAGGTGGCCGAAAACGCCCTCCTTGAGGCCCTCGAGGATTCCTTCAGCGAGAAAACCGTGGAGTACGAGGTGGTCTCCCCGGAGGAGCTTGACGAAATTGACGAGCTTCCAGTTGGACGGGCCGCGGTGGCCTTTGAACCCTCTGACTTTCACCTTGAACACTTTCCGGCAATAGTGACCTACGGGGTTCGTGTAAAGGCCAGGATTCACGAGCTCCAGCGCGAGCTCCACGACGAGACCAGGTACGTTACGGTCTATGTTCGCCAGACCGTCTGTCCGCGCTGTTCCAAGTTCCTCGGCGGCTACTTCGAGGCCATACTCCAGGTCCGTGCCGAGGGCAGGCCGCTGACTGAGGAGGAACGGAAGGCCATAGGAAAGCTCGTCGAGGAGAAGGTGGACGAGATAATGCGCAGGGACAGGATGGGCTTCATCCAGGACACCATAGAGAAGGAGGAAGGCATGGACTTCTACATGGGCTCGACTTCAAGTGCCAGGAAACTCGCCCAGGCGATAAAGGAGCGCTTTGGCGGAACGATAAGCGAGGCCTACGAGCTGGTCGGCGTTGACAGACAGACCAGTAAGGAGGTTCACCGCGCGAGCGTGAGCATCAGGATTCCGAAGTTTCAAAGGGGGGACCTGGTGACGGACAGGCGCGGCAACGTTTACACCGTGGAGAATGTGGACGGAAAGGGTATGACGCTCACCAACCTGGTCACCCGTGAGACGGAGCGCCGCGACTGGAAGACCGTGAAGAGGGAGGGCATAGATGCGGTGGAGGGCGAAAGAAAGGAAGCCATGGTGACCAGTATAACCCCGACCGAGGTCCAGCTAATGGACATGGAGACGTATGAAACCTATGAACTGGAGAAGCCGCGCATGGAGCTCAGAGAAGGCGAGGTCTATCGCATGGTGGAGGTTAAGGGCAGGAAGTACTTCCTCGGAAGAAAGGAATGA